A segment of the Candoia aspera isolate rCanAsp1 chromosome 8, rCanAsp1.hap2, whole genome shotgun sequence genome:
GTACAAAAATACAGGGAAGCTGGAATACCATGGGGACAAAATTTCCAGCTTGGTTgcccgtaaaaaaaaaaaaagccttttgtaGAGccctaaaaacctggctcttctcctgCTGACTAGACTGGGATGGTAGATGAGCCTGTTTTGTGatgttgatattattattaaactTCAATATTGTGTGGATTCAGGCCCACAACTAgtgtctgtgtcacccagggcaaacatggattctgcacccattttggcacccctccaagcgttcattttggtgcccccccccccccagcgcagcacccagggaacatgccccgcttgcctcccCCAGTGGCCCTGTGTGgattatattttgtttcttttgcatatttttctacatttccttttctaatctttATGGTTATGcattaaataaattgtgaaaggGATGGCTTCACATATCtcataaactaactaactaaacatATGGCCTCAGGAATATACTTTTATTCCTGTGTATCTTTCTGGTTTCCAAAAATCTTTGAGACTTTAAATAGATGTTGTTGCTCTGACAAATGCAGAATGCAATTTGTTTGCACAGAGTCTAACAGGGCTCCTTCCCAAGTCAGTGTGCACATGATTGCAGAGTTAGAGAACTTACAAACTAGCAATTCCCAGGCCAATGTAAGTTATAGATAAAAATatctgctttttatatataagtACTTGCAGTTCCAGTGCAAAATGTAGAATTAGCAAAATCTAAAGTTTTTGGAATCCTAATCTTTCTCTCCAGAGCTCTACTCCCCCTCTTGCTTTATTCAAACCATGTCATTGCCTTCACAAAGCAGAGAACTACTATATAAGCCAAGGGCAATGGGCAGCCGGGCAGCTGGGCATACTTGATTCCTCCCAAGGATGCCTGTGGGACTCCAACATTAAAGAAAGAATCATTTATTTTGATCAGAGTGATCAGAGTCTTTTGAATTTGGCAAGTATCATGAGATTTTGGTGTTCCCATTGGAAATGTTGATGAGAATGAGTGGATTTGACAGTCTCCAGAGATTCTGCTTGTTAAACCACCTGTTCTAAGAAGGAAATTAATTGACTGTCCTGGCAAAGAGTACTGCCAACCTTAACCTTCCCCCATCTATAGTGCACAGCATTTTCCAGGAGTTCTGGCTAGGAATTCCTGTCTGATATAATTGAAGGGAAGGCTGGCTCCACCAATGCATCGGTGCCCTTCTCAGGTGCCATAGGGCATACTTTGCCTGAACCAGAACACAACCTAAACCTAACCCATCCAGGAACATCCGTGATAACTTCCGAGTAAAGAGCTCTGTTGCAGTGGCAGCAACAACGCGTCTCGGAGCACTGTAAGATCACATTTTTACTGCCTTTGCTGGACTGGACCACAGTTCATCTTTCCTATCTCACCTCTGGTACCAAAGGCAGCAGTGCGCAAGCGACAGAAACGCCGTGCCACTGCCCTTGAAAAACCATGCCCTGGAGGCAAAGATTGCTGGAAACGGAACTCTCTTCCCTGCGGGCTGGATCTTGGTCCCGGAGCGAACGGTCTGCCTTCCTGCTAGCGAGGGCGTCTGGTGGCGATCGGAGAAGGATCGGCCCCCTGTCTTCTTTCGGGGACCGGCTCACTCAGCGAATGGAGGCTTCCCCGCCGCTTCGGGCTGCAGAGGAACTAAGTCCTTGGTTCCTGGGTGGgccggggagggggaggcagtTCCTGGGCGGTGCGAGAGGCTGCCAGCCCCcaccccctctcctcccctttaGTACCTGCAGGAGGCAGTGGCCGAGTCCCAGAGAGCCCCGCTCCGGAGCAGCACAGACGCCAGGGTCCTGCACCTTGTCGTCGACGCTACCGGCGCAGCGGCCCTACTCCGTCCCCGGGTCCCAAAGCCCGTCGAAACTCGGGCTCGCCGTCCAGCGCGAGCGAGAGAGGCACCACTGGCGGCGGCATGGCCGAACCGCCGAGGCACCTTTGCCGCTGCCGGGCGCCTCTCGGTGTGGCGCTGCTCCTGCTCTGCAGCCTGGCTGTGCCTGGGACCACCCAGCGACAACCGGACTCGGCCGGGCCGTCGCTTCTCCTTCAGCCGGGAGAACCGGACGCCAGCGCTCTCGACGGGGCCGCCCCGGGGATCTTGGTGGCCAACCGCGGGCTGCGCGTGCCTTTCGGCCGCTCCGTCTCACTGGACCCAGCTCGCGACCTAGTGATCCGCATGCAGCCGGGCGACAAGTGCGTCCTGACCGTGCTGGAGAGCGGGCCGCCGCCGGCGCCTCACCGCCCTGGGGCGCTATCCCCTAAACGCTTCCCCTGCAACTTCGGCCCCGGCGAGGTGACCTACACGCACTTCGGGTCTCGCAGCCCCGGCCGCGACCGCCTGAGCCTCCAGCTCCGCTACGACTCGCCCACCCGCACGCTCGTCCTTCCTTTCGCGCTGGAGGTCGAGGTGCTCTCGCAGCAGCTGCGCCTCCTCAGCCGCAACCTGCCGCTCGCCGTGGAGAAGCTGCGTGGCCTCAGCCAGCCCCTGGACGCCAAAGTCCTGGCTTTCGCCGAGGCGGGGGAGCTCGGGAATCGCCACTGCCGCCTCACCGCCCTCCCTCACCCTCCCAGCAGCGGCAGCCACCTGCCCTCCTACGGGCGCCTGGTAGACTCCAGCGGGCGTCCCCTGCCGCCGGGCTACAGCAACGAGTGCGGCCACTTCCTGAGCGAGGGCGTCCGGTATCAGCACACAGCTTCCACGCCGTCTCCCAACCGCGACTACATCCCCATGCGGGTTGAAGTGCTGGAGGACAGCGCTTCTCCCGAGGGCCTGGGGCAGCAGGAATACTTTCAGGTAGTGGTTCGGGTCCGGGAGGGGATTGAGAACACCCCACCCAAGCCTAGCTTCGTGGCTTTGCTCATGATGGAGGTGGACCAGTTTGTGCTTACCGCCATCACCCCTGACATGTTGGCCGCGGAGGACTTGGAGACCCCATCAGACCTACTGCTATTTAATCTCACCTCCCCCTGGCCCAGTGTAGGAGGGCAGGACAGGACAATGGGTTACTTGATAAGTACTGATGATCCCAGCCGGCCACTCACTTCCTTCACTCAGCAAGAGTTGAGGGAGCTGAAGATTGCCTACCAGCCCCCCACACTGGACTCAGACCATGAGCGACTCTTCCAGCTTGAGATGGAGGTGCTGGACCCTGAGGGTGCCTCTTCAGACCCCTTTGCCTTCATGGTGGTGGTGAAACCTATGAACACTTTGGCTCCAATGGCTGTCTTTAATCGCATTGCTGGCCCTCAAATGATGCTTTTTGAAGGTCAGTCGAGGCCACTTTCAGACAATCTTGTAATTAGTGATGAGGACAACTTAGATGAAGTGAAGGTTTGGGTTACAAGAGGTCTAAAACATGGTGAACTCAGAGTTTTGGGTGCATCTCCTGGTCGGCACTTTTTTACTGCAGCAGAGTTGGAAGCTGGACAGGTGATCTACCAGCACGATGGCAGTGAGCACAGTTTCAGTGATAACATTATCTTCCGTATGGGGGATGGGCAACACCAGGTGGAGTTTTTTTATCCAATCACAATTGCCCCTGAGGATGATCAACCACCACTCCTCAATGCCAACACTGGCTTGGTCCTAAGTGAGCACCAGGTGGTCCAGATCTCACCCTTTGTCCTCAGTGCTACTGATATAGATTCTGATGACTCAACTATTCGGTTTGTTCTTAAGGAAGTTGAAAGGTCTTCAGATATACCTGTCCAAAAACATCTTGGTGAGCTTCTGTTGCGTCAGGCAGAGGTCCCATCATCTTATGAAAAAGAGGAAGATGTGGAGGAAGATCATAGTGATCCATCCTCCTGGCACTTTATAGACAGTGAGGGAATATATGAGAAGGTAGTGACTGAATGGCTGCAAGAGGATATCTTGGATGGAAAGTTGTTCTATAGGCATATTGGACCTCATAGCACCAATGTAGTGATGGACCAGTTTGTATTCTATCTCCAGGATGATAATGACCCTCCAAATCAATCTGGAGAACAGCTGTTTATCATCAAGATACAGCCAGTAGATAACCTATCTCCAGAACTGTACCCAGGGACCACCTTGCAGATGACTGTCCTGGAATATCAAGTAACACATTTCAGGAAGCATTATCTGTGTTACACTGATTTGGATACAGATGACAGGGAGCTGAAATATACAGTGCTTACACCACCAACTGACATAGATGAAAATCACCCTGTTATGGCAGGTGAAATTGTGTTGACTGACAGCCCTCTGGTGCCCATTACCCATTTCACTCAAGCACAGATAAATCATCATAAAGTGGCCTATAGACCACCAGATCAAGAGCTTGGCATTACTCCAAGAGTAGTACAATTCACTTACAGTGTAGAAGATACAGCCAGTAATTCTGTCCTAGGCACTTTCACTTTCTTCCTGCAGCCAGTGAATAATCAGCCGCCACAAATAACCAATGCTGGTTTCACAGTGTTTGAGGGGGGTACTTTCTTTCTCACAACCAATCAGCTAGATGCTACTGATAAAGATACAGACACTGACCGGATTGTCTTCACTTTAACTGAAGCACCTCAGCATGGCCATTTGCGCTACCTAGAGGAGGGATTGATAGTACAGGGTGAATCTTTTCTGTTAGATGACATTGCTAATGGTCGCATATCCTATCAGCATAGTGGTGATGAGTACAGAagtgattttttccaattggaaGTAAGTGATGGAGTCCATCAAGTACCAATCACAGTTAAAATTGCTGTTCAACCAGTTGATGATGAACATCCCAGCATCACTGTTCCTGGTAGTAATGGACTTTTGGGGGCCTTTATTGATGTTCTGGAAAATAGTGCCACTGAAATAACTACTTCTCTTATCCAGGGCACAGATGAGGATACTGATGAATGGGCGTTAACTTTTATTGTAGAGGATCCCCCAAAACTAGGTAGTATTTTACTGGATGGGGTGCCTGCTAAAAGATTCACTCAAGAGGACCTCATAAGTGGAACAGTTGTTTATGCTCACAATAGTGGAGAGATTGGATTGAAGAAACAGACTGATTCTTTCAATCTTACTATCTCAGATCTGTCCAGTGAGTGGGTGGTGAGAGGAAGCACAGTGGAAGGAGTACGTGTGACTGTAACTCTTTTGCCAGTGGACAACATTGCTCCTGAGGTTATGTTGGGAGAAGAACCATTTACTGTTCGTGAAGGAGGGAAAAATGTGCTAAGGTTAGAGCTGCTGGATGTGGAGGATGTTGATACTCCCAGAGATGATATTCTTTGTACCATTCTAATACAGACCTCTGCTGGATACCTTGAGAATATCTCTCCAGCACCAGGATCTGAAAAATCCAGAGCTGGGACTGCCATCAGTGCATTTTCCATCAAAGATATCCGTCTTGGTCATATCAACTATGTTCAGAGCATCCATAAGGGAGTGGAACCTTTGGAAGACAGATTCACTTTCCACTGCTCTGATGGTATCAACTTTTCACCACTCCAGTTCTTTCCAATTATCATTATCCCAACCAATGATGAGAAGCCTGAATTGTTTGCACGTGAATTTGTGGTATTGGAAGGAATGAGCTTGGTCATTGACACACCCATTCTCAATGGTGCTGATGCAGATATTCCCCCAGATGAATTGCGCTTCTTCATAACTGTTCCCCCGAAGCATGGGCAGATTGTTAACCAGCTGGCTACAGGTACTGTGTCTGTTACTAATTTCACTCTGGAAGAAATTCAGGAAGCATCTAGCATTGTGTATGAACATGATGACTCAGAAACTAAAGAGGACTCTTTCAAAATCCAGCTCACTGATGGCTTGCACACAGTGGAAGAAGAAGTGTTAATAATGGTCATCTTGGTTGATGATGAAACACCCCGGATGTCCATCAATGATGGATTAGAAGTGGATATTGGTGAGTCAAAAGTTATCACCAATCAAGACCTCAGAGCCACTGACATAGACTCACAAGACAGGATGCTTACTTACATTATTCGTTTACCACCCAGGCATGGCTTACTACAGCGTATAAGTAAAGAGGAGGAGGTGATAGACAACATTACACTTGGCATGAATTTCACACAGGATGACATAGATCATGATTATATATGTTATACCCATATAGGCCAACAAGGACTCCGTGACTTAATTAAGTTTGATGTCACTGATGGCATCAATCCTTTGATAGACAGATACTTCTACATTACTATCAAAGGCATTGATATGGTGTTTCCTGAGGTGATCAATAAAGGGGTCACTCTGAAAGAAGGTGGGAAAGTGACTCTCACTACTGATCTCCTCAGCACAAGTGATATCAACAGTCCTGATGAGCTACTCAGGTTCAGCATCACCCGGGCACCAAGCAGAGGTCATTTAGAGAATTCTGACAACCCTGGAGTTCTTGTCACTACTTTCACTCAGCTTCAACTAGCTGGAAACAAGATTTATTACATACACACTGCAGATGATGAGGTAAAGATGGATAGCTTTGAGTTTGAAGTGACTGATGGCTATAATCCAGTCTTCCGTACTTTCAGAGTCTCTATTACTGACGTGGACAATAAGAAGCCAGTTCTGACAATACACGACCTCACAGTTCAGGAAGGGGAAACCAAACTGATCACACCATTTGAGCTAAATGTGGATGATCGGGACACACCTGACCATCTACTCCGCTTCATAATTACCCAAGTCCCTGTACACGGTCAGATTATTTATAACAACAGCTATTCCATCACCAGCTTCACTAAACAAGACTTAAATGAAAACATGATCAACTATAAACATGATGGCACTGAAACGAATCACGATAGCTTCTCTTTCACTGTAACGGATGGGACACATCCAGATTTCTATGTTTTTCCTGATACCATCCTTGAAACCCATCACCCACAGACGATGAAAATTCAGATCAATGCTTTGGACAATGGAGTACCACAGATAGTTGTGAACAAGGGCGCCTCCACACTGAGAAATACTGCAACAGGGCACCTGGGCTTCCTAATAACCAGCAAGTCTCTGAAGGCAGAAGACCGAGATAGTCCTCACAAATTATTGAAATACAAGATCACAGATGGGCCAAAACATGGATTTCTCATTAATGTTGCTCTAGGAAATGCAAGTGTCAAAGCCTTTACCCAAGGTTAGTACTAACTGGTCACCagtttatttaaatgtttctttagAAAGTTAATGCTTCTAAAACAAGTCTGGTTGGATATTGTTTTAAGATCTTATTTGCAGAACCATCTCTACAAGCAATTTACTCTTTGATAGGGTCATTACACCCatccaagccatggtttgtttaacttgGTTTGTTGCCAAGATCATAATTAACTGGATTTATAATCCTGCTAAGACAAAACCAATCCCATGCCCCATAAAGGCCTagaacaatgtgtgaatccagcagtATAGCCACACAGGGGTCAATTCATTGTAGAACAAGTGGCTTTGCATTATGGACACCAAactcataaatatattttaaaatcacaatttatttatgtgGTTCGTTGTACAGGCTTTCTCAGATGTTTGGCagtgtaaaatatttaaaagttacttttaaaaaatcttaatacTCTAAAGGCTTGTTATATGTTGTTTTAGAAGCATTACTTTCTAAAGAAATGCTACAGAGTAAACATCTGTAACATGTACTGTATTATCCAGCAGAAGAGTAATTTTGCTGTGGTATCATCCCATTAATTATTAGGGTATTATTCAGTGATTATAACTCTATTTTGATATGGCCAAATGGCTAATCAATAACTATAACTCAGCACAAACTATCAGTTCTATATTTCATTCCATGTGGTCTGAGTGTATAGTAATTAATACTTGGATTTACACAtgaagccataatgtggtttgtttgctcTCTCTATGGCGATTTGTATTgctttgtggcttagcataatgtatgaactAGGCCACTATGGCTTGCTCAAGAAATCATGACAGTGCtgtgtgtaaacccagccatagATTCTGAATGAAAGCATGTGACTCACAATTACTGAAACCAGTCTTTTCCAAGACTGATGCTTTGCAGATAAAGTTCCATAATCTCTTTCTGGAAATTGAAGCCTGAACACCTGGGGGCCTCagacacatctgaagggcatcaggtttTAGCACTCCAGCTGGCAAAGGGGGAAATGTTAGGCTTTTTCAAATGTTTATATGTAGGATATCTGCTGCCCTTCTCCAGTTGTTTGCAGCGTTGTTAGCTATAGTCATGCAGTGCCAGTGCAGGTATTTGTATGCATATATCTTTAATTGGATTCTGTGAAGGGCACATTAGCTTGGCAAACATATGGATGATAGTAAGAGTACCACTTTCCCATCTCATAATTGTTACAAATATTGCAGATCTGAAAGAAAACTGTGATCATTTGAAGAATAACAAGTCCTCGGGTGATGCACTGGAGAGGCTTTGCACGTGAGAGTAGACAGTAGAGAGCTGATTGGAAAAACAGCGTGACCTGGCCTAAAGCAGCCACACTGAAGAGGACGTATATTTCTTTTCACGCTCCAGCAATAGCTAGAAGCTTAAGGGG
Coding sequences within it:
- the FREM3 gene encoding FRAS1-related extracellular matrix protein 3, yielding MPWRQRLLETELSSLRAGSWSRSERSAFLLARASGGDRRRIGPLSSFGDRLTQRMEASPPLRAAEELSPWFLVPAGGSGRVPESPAPEQHRRQGPAPCRRRYRRSGPTPSPGPKARRNSGSPSSASERGTTGGGMAEPPRHLCRCRAPLGVALLLLCSLAVPGTTQRQPDSAGPSLLLQPGEPDASALDGAAPGILVANRGLRVPFGRSVSLDPARDLVIRMQPGDKCVLTVLESGPPPAPHRPGALSPKRFPCNFGPGEVTYTHFGSRSPGRDRLSLQLRYDSPTRTLVLPFALEVEVLSQQLRLLSRNLPLAVEKLRGLSQPLDAKVLAFAEAGELGNRHCRLTALPHPPSSGSHLPSYGRLVDSSGRPLPPGYSNECGHFLSEGVRYQHTASTPSPNRDYIPMRVEVLEDSASPEGLGQQEYFQVVVRVREGIENTPPKPSFVALLMMEVDQFVLTAITPDMLAAEDLETPSDLLLFNLTSPWPSVGGQDRTMGYLISTDDPSRPLTSFTQQELRELKIAYQPPTLDSDHERLFQLEMEVLDPEGASSDPFAFMVVVKPMNTLAPMAVFNRIAGPQMMLFEGQSRPLSDNLVISDEDNLDEVKVWVTRGLKHGELRVLGASPGRHFFTAAELEAGQVIYQHDGSEHSFSDNIIFRMGDGQHQVEFFYPITIAPEDDQPPLLNANTGLVLSEHQVVQISPFVLSATDIDSDDSTIRFVLKEVERSSDIPVQKHLGELLLRQAEVPSSYEKEEDVEEDHSDPSSWHFIDSEGIYEKVVTEWLQEDILDGKLFYRHIGPHSTNVVMDQFVFYLQDDNDPPNQSGEQLFIIKIQPVDNLSPELYPGTTLQMTVLEYQVTHFRKHYLCYTDLDTDDRELKYTVLTPPTDIDENHPVMAGEIVLTDSPLVPITHFTQAQINHHKVAYRPPDQELGITPRVVQFTYSVEDTASNSVLGTFTFFLQPVNNQPPQITNAGFTVFEGGTFFLTTNQLDATDKDTDTDRIVFTLTEAPQHGHLRYLEEGLIVQGESFLLDDIANGRISYQHSGDEYRSDFFQLEVSDGVHQVPITVKIAVQPVDDEHPSITVPGSNGLLGAFIDVLENSATEITTSLIQGTDEDTDEWALTFIVEDPPKLGSILLDGVPAKRFTQEDLISGTVVYAHNSGEIGLKKQTDSFNLTISDLSSEWVVRGSTVEGVRVTVTLLPVDNIAPEVMLGEEPFTVREGGKNVLRLELLDVEDVDTPRDDILCTILIQTSAGYLENISPAPGSEKSRAGTAISAFSIKDIRLGHINYVQSIHKGVEPLEDRFTFHCSDGINFSPLQFFPIIIIPTNDEKPELFAREFVVLEGMSLVIDTPILNGADADIPPDELRFFITVPPKHGQIVNQLATGTVSVTNFTLEEIQEASSIVYEHDDSETKEDSFKIQLTDGLHTVEEEVLIMVILVDDETPRMSINDGLEVDIGESKVITNQDLRATDIDSQDRMLTYIIRLPPRHGLLQRISKEEEVIDNITLGMNFTQDDIDHDYICYTHIGQQGLRDLIKFDVTDGINPLIDRYFYITIKGIDMVFPEVINKGVTLKEGGKVTLTTDLLSTSDINSPDELLRFSITRAPSRGHLENSDNPGVLVTTFTQLQLAGNKIYYIHTADDEVKMDSFEFEVTDGYNPVFRTFRVSITDVDNKKPVLTIHDLTVQEGETKLITPFELNVDDRDTPDHLLRFIITQVPVHGQIIYNNSYSITSFTKQDLNENMINYKHDGTETNHDSFSFTVTDGTHPDFYVFPDTILETHHPQTMKIQINALDNGVPQIVVNKGASTLRNTATGHLGFLITSKSLKAEDRDSPHKLLKYKITDGPKHGFLINVALGNASVKAFTQADIDDMKICYALKEHENATSDIFYFSIEDNGGNRLKSQPFHLNWAWISLEKEYYIVDEDSKVLEVTLKRRGYLGETSFVSIGTKDGTAEKDEDFRGKAQKQVQFNPGQTVAIWRVRIIADNKYEETETFQIILSDPVMAALEFPERAMVEIVDPGDESTVYIPGSEYRVEEDVGELLIPIRRSGDTSHELMVVCSTHQGTATGTIPSTVLSYSDYISRPDDHTSLIRFHKDEKEKICRVIIIDDSLYEEDESFNVTLSMPLGGQIGAEFATTKVIILADRNDQPAFYFGDTEYHVAESAGYVEVRVWRTGTDLSKAATVTVRSRKTEPVSAEAGVDYVGISKSMDFAPGVNMQNFRVTILDDLGQPVLEGPEKFELVLRMPVNAVLGEPSKATIIINDTITDLPKVQFKELLYIVNEKDGQLEAIISRSGDVNHKSTVRCYTRQGSAQVMMDYEERPNTDDSIVTFLPGEMEKSCFVVLEDDAIYEEEEEFRLVLGTPRSTSAFGASIGEPKEMLVKIKDEEDKPMIKFSEVKYNVQEPQEPGEIAVLKIPVLRLGDTSKVSVVRIHTKDGSATSGEDYNPMSEDIEFKEGETEHFVEVEVLYDGVREMREAFTMHLKPDENMVAETQMNKAIIYIEEMDSMADVTFPAVPQVVSLLLYDDTAKSKINPQPPTGYPIVCVTACNPKYSDYDKTGSICAAENINDTMTLYRWLVSAPSGTDGVTSPMREVDSNTFFTNTKSIALDSIYFQAGSRVQCAARAVNANGDMGLELLSPIYVINREEGLCQPRILGTVGAEPFSAKIHYMGPDDPDYPNLIKFSVTMPHIDGMLPVISTRPLSNFELTLSPDGTRVGNHKCSNLLDYNEIETKYGFITDDVRNPEVIGETSPYQYSSTVRSAKTLRFYRNLNLEACLWEFISYYDMSELITDCSGSIGTDGQVLNLVQSYVTLRVPLYVSYVFHSPVAVGGWQHFDLQSELRLTFVYDTAILWKDGIGSPPEAELQGSLYPTSMQINDEGRLVVYFRTEIRFRGQFVMSHPGTSLTSMVMSSDHPGLTFTLSLSQSEQTFTQPMQQWKFLSDFAVRDYSGTYTVKLIPCVATPSQEYTQSVICSPKEPITFDLDIRFQQVSDPVAAEFNLNTQMFLLSKKDLWLSDGSVGFGEGTDVSFTEGSEIYGRVMVDPVQNLGESFLCKIEKVFLCTGADGYVPKYNPRNKEYGCLADSPSLLYRFKILDKAQPDTQAKVFGNMAFRAKLAADHIDGYPLVKQPGSDGFSLLSTPLFQVAAGREWYIHTIYMVRSRENAHRGLGKRSIEDHRHDLSFGNSTSLHSHSRRAISDIPALAQDIGADKNRGTNIQHIALDRSNKNTLKQKEWSPAGKPYEKPVLQITGSNAEDKIVPIIGGAAGLLLLICTVLIIVFLLKRKRHSTDGKTSSFTNHSNSNETMTTQHSNSDSSEV